In the genome of Pseudarthrobacter sp. IC2-21, one region contains:
- the glpX gene encoding class II fructose-bisphosphatase, which yields MTQKYSTLSPSLAVGIDEPDRNLALELVRVTEAAAIAGGHWVGFGDKNKADGAAVDAMRSFLQTVHFNGVVVIGEGEKDEAPMLFNGERVGDGTGPECDVAVDPIDGTRLTALGINNALAVLAVAERGSMFDPSAVFYMEKLVTGPEAADMVDLRLPVKQNLHLIAKAKGVKVNQLNVMILDRDRHRPLVEEIREAGARTKFIMDGDVAGAIAAARSGTGVDALMGIGGTPEGIVAACAIKSLGGVIQGRLWPTSDDEKQKALDAGHDLDRVLSTNDLVSSDNCYFAATGITDGDLLKGVRYSKDKVLTQSIVMRSKSGTIRFVEGEHQASKWEGYARKN from the coding sequence ATGACCCAGAAGTACTCCACACTTTCCCCGTCGCTCGCCGTCGGCATCGACGAGCCGGACCGCAACCTCGCACTTGAGCTTGTACGCGTCACCGAAGCCGCAGCCATCGCCGGCGGCCACTGGGTTGGCTTCGGCGATAAGAACAAGGCTGACGGCGCCGCAGTCGACGCCATGCGCTCTTTCCTTCAGACAGTCCACTTCAATGGCGTGGTGGTCATCGGTGAAGGGGAAAAAGACGAAGCCCCCATGCTGTTCAACGGCGAACGCGTTGGCGACGGCACTGGGCCCGAGTGTGACGTCGCAGTTGACCCGATCGACGGCACCCGGCTCACGGCCCTGGGCATCAACAATGCCCTTGCCGTCCTCGCGGTGGCCGAACGCGGTTCCATGTTCGACCCGTCAGCCGTGTTCTACATGGAGAAGCTCGTAACGGGCCCCGAGGCTGCCGACATGGTTGACCTGCGTCTGCCGGTGAAGCAGAACCTGCACCTCATCGCCAAGGCCAAGGGCGTGAAAGTTAACCAGCTCAACGTGATGATCCTGGACCGCGACCGTCACCGCCCCCTGGTGGAGGAGATCCGCGAAGCCGGTGCGCGCACCAAGTTCATCATGGACGGCGACGTCGCCGGCGCCATCGCCGCAGCCCGCTCCGGGACCGGCGTTGACGCCCTCATGGGCATCGGCGGCACCCCGGAAGGCATCGTTGCGGCCTGCGCCATCAAGTCCCTCGGCGGCGTCATCCAGGGCCGGCTGTGGCCCACCAGCGATGACGAAAAGCAGAAGGCCCTCGACGCCGGCCACGACCTGGACCGCGTTCTGTCCACCAACGACCTCGTGTCGAGCGACAACTGCTACTTTGCGGCCACCGGCATCACCGACGGCGATCTCCTCAAGGGTGTCCGCTACTCCAAGGACAAGGTCCTGACCCAGTCCATCGTGATGCGGTCCAAGTCCGGCACCATCCGCTTCGTCGAGGGTGAGCACCAGGCCAGCAAGTGGGAAGGCTACGCCCGCAAGAATTAG
- the purE gene encoding 5-(carboxyamino)imidazole ribonucleotide mutase → MSIETTAGGGTAETGTGPIVGLVMGSDSDWPVMEAAADALAEFGIPFEADVVSAHRMPTEMIKYGQSAHERGLRVIIAGAGGAAHLPGMLASVTPLPVIGVPVPLKTLDGMDSLLSIVQMPAGVPVATVSIAGARNAGLLAVRILASGTDAMAASLRADLVDFAQELNNAAARKGASLRQKVSEVFADGNGVLRGSR, encoded by the coding sequence ATGAGCATCGAAACCACCGCCGGCGGCGGGACTGCCGAAACCGGCACTGGACCCATCGTGGGACTCGTCATGGGGTCGGATTCGGACTGGCCGGTGATGGAGGCCGCGGCTGATGCTCTGGCTGAATTCGGCATACCTTTTGAAGCCGACGTGGTGTCCGCTCACCGGATGCCCACGGAAATGATCAAGTACGGGCAGAGCGCCCATGAGCGCGGCCTGCGCGTGATCATTGCCGGTGCCGGCGGGGCGGCCCACCTGCCCGGCATGCTCGCCAGCGTGACTCCCCTGCCCGTTATTGGCGTTCCCGTCCCGTTGAAGACCCTTGACGGCATGGATTCCCTCCTGTCCATCGTGCAGATGCCCGCCGGCGTCCCGGTCGCCACCGTGTCCATAGCGGGCGCCCGCAACGCCGGCTTGCTCGCCGTCCGCATCCTCGCCTCGGGCACGGACGCAATGGCAGCGTCGCTTCGTGCAGACCTTGTTGACTTCGCCCAGGAGCTCAACAATGCGGCCGCCCGTAAGGGAGCCAGCCTCCGGCAGAAGGTCAGCGAGGTCTTCGCTGACGGCAATGGCGTCCTCCGGGGCAGCCGCTAG
- the manA gene encoding mannose-6-phosphate isomerase, class I produces MYELENALRDYAWGSRTAIAELLGRPASGGPEAELWIGAHPGAPSMARRADGSETPLDALIASDPEHFLGSESVAEFGPRLPFLTKILAANEPLSLQVHPSLEQARAGFARENAEGIAPDAAHRNYRDDNHKPEMIFALTPFESLCGFRAPAATRKILAHIEACFDLVASKVPPLLTELMNDLDSADERVGLRSALERLINGGEEVAGATATVAAALSSGASLAPYETELSTVVSLHAQYPGDPGVLISLLLNRISLAPGEAVYLPEGKIHAYLSGLGVEVMASSDNVLRGGLTPKFVDVPELLRTVDFTSVEVPRLHPEISGLGQELYRPPFREFQLQRIELAPGAAPVPLAQSGAVVIMVVEGVVYLDSPKGDLQLARGGSAFLAASEAPVNVHAVASAAEKAVAFAVTTGAPGAGS; encoded by the coding sequence GTGTACGAACTTGAAAACGCCCTCCGCGACTATGCCTGGGGATCCAGGACGGCCATCGCGGAGCTTTTGGGGCGTCCGGCGTCCGGCGGTCCGGAAGCGGAACTGTGGATCGGCGCGCATCCGGGGGCCCCTTCAATGGCCCGCCGCGCTGACGGCTCCGAAACACCCCTGGATGCGTTGATCGCCTCCGATCCCGAGCACTTCCTCGGCAGCGAGTCGGTGGCGGAGTTCGGGCCGCGTCTACCGTTTCTGACAAAGATCCTGGCGGCCAACGAGCCTTTGTCACTTCAGGTTCACCCCAGCCTCGAGCAGGCCAGGGCCGGTTTTGCCCGGGAAAATGCTGAGGGCATCGCCCCTGACGCGGCCCACCGGAATTACCGGGATGACAACCACAAGCCGGAAATGATCTTCGCGCTGACTCCCTTTGAATCACTCTGCGGATTCCGGGCTCCTGCCGCCACCCGGAAGATCCTGGCCCATATCGAAGCCTGTTTCGACCTGGTCGCATCCAAGGTGCCGCCCCTGCTGACCGAGCTGATGAACGACCTTGATTCAGCCGACGAACGCGTGGGCCTGAGGAGCGCGCTGGAACGGCTGATCAACGGCGGCGAAGAGGTTGCCGGGGCTACGGCCACTGTGGCTGCTGCCCTGAGCTCGGGCGCTTCGCTGGCACCGTACGAAACGGAGCTGTCCACGGTGGTGAGCCTGCACGCGCAGTACCCGGGTGATCCCGGCGTCCTGATCTCGCTGCTGCTCAACCGCATTTCGCTGGCACCCGGCGAGGCTGTATACCTGCCCGAGGGCAAAATCCACGCCTATCTGTCCGGCTTGGGTGTGGAAGTCATGGCCTCCTCCGATAACGTCCTCCGGGGCGGGCTGACACCCAAATTCGTCGACGTGCCCGAACTCCTGCGCACCGTCGACTTCACTTCCGTGGAAGTTCCGAGGCTGCATCCGGAAATTTCCGGTTTGGGCCAGGAACTGTACCGGCCGCCGTTCCGGGAGTTCCAGCTTCAGAGGATTGAACTGGCCCCGGGCGCAGCGCCGGTTCCGCTCGCACAGTCAGGCGCCGTGGTCATCATGGTGGTGGAAGGTGTGGTGTACCTGGACTCCCCCAAGGGCGACCTGCAGCTGGCCCGCGGCGGCAGTGCATTCCTGGCCGCCTCTGAGGCCCCGGTGAATGTCCACGCCGTGGCCTCAGCGGCGGAGAAGGCCGTCGCGTTTGCCGTCACCACCGGCGCTCCTGGCGCCGGTTCCTAA
- a CDS encoding LCP family protein: MSRSELQHPAPGPVMTDPVRFPSGASSPVRTKRAFVLLLMTLLVPGSAQIVAGDRKLGRTALRVTLAVWVVLVAAVLLLVLNRTLLINVITNPFASLVIIVVLAALALGWAFLFLNTLRLIRPVLLAPGARPAVVISLVIALVLGSGTLGYAAYLLNVGRNAIGNIFSTGPAIDPVDGRYNFLMMGGDAGDDRTGRRPDSLSVLSVDAKSGQTAIISVPRNLQNAQFSEGSPMRKIYPDGYNCGDECLINAINTEVTNEHADLYPGVADPGAQATLEAVSGTLGLKVQAYVLVDMAGFAKLIDAMGGIKIKAGGWVPMSGYFDEVTRTHGMPLGWIPAGEQTLDGEHALWYGRSREYVDDYSRIQRQQCVQQAMLKQLDPATLLSKFEDIASAGTKVVESNISSSQLGSFVDLAMKAKGQQVKRLTIGPPDFDASFSTVPDFDVIHTKVDQLLASASGPQADAPTDGMVEAAAAGGHLQAAAPLRPVAGLPADMPAQQTPPPSDFTPVTTTPDGEPITAELLNQLKRQGNEEAIRELVATNGQCAPL, translated from the coding sequence ATGTCCAGAAGCGAACTGCAGCACCCCGCCCCCGGCCCGGTCATGACCGACCCCGTACGGTTTCCGTCCGGTGCCTCGTCCCCGGTCCGGACCAAACGGGCCTTTGTCCTGCTGCTGATGACCCTTCTGGTACCCGGAAGCGCCCAGATTGTGGCCGGCGACCGTAAACTGGGCCGAACCGCGCTGCGGGTGACCCTGGCCGTCTGGGTGGTCCTGGTGGCAGCAGTGCTGCTGTTGGTCCTCAACCGCACCCTCCTGATAAACGTCATCACCAACCCCTTCGCTTCGCTGGTGATCATCGTGGTCCTCGCGGCGCTCGCCCTCGGGTGGGCGTTCCTCTTTCTCAATACCCTGCGGCTGATCAGGCCGGTCCTCCTGGCACCGGGGGCGCGGCCCGCCGTCGTGATTTCCCTTGTTATCGCCTTGGTCCTGGGCAGCGGCACGTTGGGTTATGCCGCCTACCTGCTCAACGTCGGGCGCAACGCCATCGGCAATATCTTCTCCACCGGCCCTGCGATCGATCCCGTGGACGGCCGCTACAACTTCCTGATGATGGGCGGGGACGCCGGTGATGACCGCACCGGACGGCGCCCGGACAGTCTCTCGGTCCTCAGCGTCGACGCCAAGTCCGGCCAGACTGCCATCATCTCCGTGCCCCGCAACCTCCAGAACGCCCAGTTCAGCGAGGGCTCCCCGATGCGCAAGATCTACCCGGACGGGTACAACTGCGGTGACGAATGCCTGATCAACGCCATCAACACCGAAGTGACCAACGAACACGCAGACCTCTACCCCGGCGTGGCCGATCCCGGTGCGCAGGCCACGCTCGAGGCCGTCTCGGGGACGCTCGGCCTCAAAGTCCAGGCCTATGTCCTGGTGGACATGGCCGGCTTCGCCAAACTCATCGACGCCATGGGCGGCATCAAGATCAAAGCCGGCGGCTGGGTGCCGATGAGCGGCTATTTCGACGAGGTGACGCGGACCCACGGCATGCCGCTGGGTTGGATTCCCGCCGGTGAACAGACCCTCGATGGCGAGCATGCGCTGTGGTACGGACGGTCCCGCGAATACGTCGACGACTACTCCCGGATCCAGCGCCAGCAATGTGTCCAACAGGCCATGCTGAAGCAGTTGGACCCCGCCACCCTGCTGTCCAAATTCGAGGACATCGCCAGTGCCGGTACCAAGGTGGTGGAGTCCAACATTTCCTCGTCGCAGCTGGGCAGTTTTGTGGATCTGGCCATGAAGGCCAAGGGGCAGCAGGTCAAACGGCTCACCATCGGGCCGCCCGACTTTGACGCATCCTTCTCCACCGTGCCCGACTTCGACGTCATCCACACCAAGGTGGACCAGCTCCTGGCATCGGCCTCGGGACCGCAGGCTGATGCACCCACCGACGGAATGGTGGAGGCAGCCGCTGCGGGCGGACACCTGCAGGCAGCGGCACCCTTGCGGCCGGTTGCCGGACTTCCAGCGGACATGCCTGCGCAGCAGACCCCGCCGCCGTCGGACTTCACCCCGGTGACCACAACGCCCGACGGCGAACCGATCACCGCCGAGCTGCTGAACCAGCTCAAGCGCCAGGGCAACGAAGAGGCCATCCGCGAGCTTGTGGCCACTAACGGGCAGTGCGCGCCGCTGTAG
- a CDS encoding lipid II:glycine glycyltransferase FemX translates to MSLAVVPCTDRAVWDGHVDRLQGHPQQLWGWGETKAMHGWSVDRVLVADGENVLGCAQLLIRRLPLPFRALVYVPRGPMCTAENATAVLEQLAAYAASRHRGVALSIEPDWDAESPYEGAVAAAGFKPSVNTVLIPRTLILDLAKTDDELMADMSKSTRANIRKAMRSEVEFRKVQSAAELEQVLGIYHETAARAGFGIHEDQYYRDIFTNLGEGSPIIGAFDGGRLLAFVWLSRSGATAFELYGGVSADGQKQRVNYGVKWAALQAMRADGCGRYDFNGLLNDGISDFKKQFAKHENMLMGTWERPLSPLYPVYAKAMPAARKGLQAARKALPAARRGLQNAVPAARRALPAARQALPAARQALAKVTRR, encoded by the coding sequence ATGAGTCTTGCCGTTGTGCCCTGTACTGACCGCGCCGTCTGGGACGGACATGTTGACCGGCTCCAAGGGCATCCGCAGCAACTGTGGGGCTGGGGTGAGACCAAGGCCATGCACGGCTGGTCAGTGGACCGCGTCCTGGTGGCTGACGGTGAAAACGTTCTTGGTTGCGCCCAGTTGCTGATCCGCAGGCTGCCCTTGCCGTTCCGGGCCCTGGTCTACGTACCGCGCGGGCCAATGTGCACCGCCGAAAACGCTACGGCCGTCCTGGAACAGCTCGCCGCCTATGCTGCCTCCCGCCACCGGGGTGTCGCGCTGAGCATCGAGCCGGACTGGGACGCCGAGTCCCCCTACGAAGGCGCAGTTGCTGCCGCCGGCTTCAAGCCATCCGTTAACACCGTGCTGATCCCGCGCACCCTCATCCTTGACCTGGCCAAGACAGATGATGAGCTGATGGCTGACATGTCCAAGTCCACCCGCGCCAACATCCGCAAGGCGATGCGCAGCGAGGTGGAATTCCGGAAGGTGCAGAGCGCCGCGGAGCTCGAGCAGGTCCTGGGCATTTATCATGAAACCGCCGCCCGTGCCGGCTTCGGAATCCACGAGGACCAGTACTACCGGGACATCTTCACCAACCTCGGCGAGGGCTCACCCATCATCGGGGCGTTCGACGGCGGCCGGCTGCTGGCCTTCGTCTGGCTCTCCCGCAGCGGCGCGACAGCATTTGAGCTCTACGGGGGCGTCTCGGCCGATGGCCAGAAGCAGCGCGTGAACTACGGCGTCAAGTGGGCCGCCCTGCAGGCCATGCGCGCGGACGGCTGCGGGCGCTACGACTTCAACGGCCTCCTCAACGATGGAATCTCCGACTTCAAGAAGCAGTTCGCCAAGCACGAGAACATGCTGATGGGGACGTGGGAGCGCCCGCTGTCACCGCTTTACCCCGTATATGCCAAGGCCATGCCTGCCGCCCGCAAGGGGCTGCAGGCGGCACGCAAGGCCCTGCCGGCAGCCCGCCGCGGCCTGCAGAACGCCGTGCCCGCCGCACGCAGGGCCCTCCCCGCTGCGCGCCAGGCGTTGCCGGCCGCCCGTCAGGCCCTGGCAAAAGTTACCCGGCGTTAG